In one window of Deltaproteobacteria bacterium DNA:
- a CDS encoding lytic transglycosylase domain-containing protein gives MIRPIQNQGAPRTEKGQETKNCQPITNPFAKTLGKVKDHKVKEEVYSSVIKSSAKYNLPPELILAVIKQESGFKQGATSHCGAAGMMQLMPETAKELGVTNRYDIGQNIDGGCKYLREMLDRFDGNLDKALAAYNAGPGNVEKHGGIPPFEETQNYVASIKAHIHELGGMSDNRTATFAVIDSIDLQLLPDLSRPHSRSSEAGPDSLSFSQLRRRV, from the coding sequence ATGATCAGGCCCATTCAAAATCAGGGGGCTCCCAGGACAGAAAAGGGACAGGAGACCAAAAATTGCCAGCCAATAACCAATCCGTTTGCCAAGACCTTGGGAAAGGTTAAGGATCACAAGGTTAAAGAAGAGGTCTATTCTTCGGTGATCAAATCTTCAGCAAAATACAACCTCCCTCCAGAACTGATCCTCGCCGTTATCAAACAGGAAAGTGGATTTAAGCAGGGTGCAACCTCTCACTGCGGAGCGGCTGGAATGATGCAACTAATGCCGGAGACAGCTAAAGAGCTCGGTGTCACCAATCGTTACGATATCGGGCAGAATATTGATGGTGGGTGCAAGTACCTACGTGAAATGCTCGATCGATTCGACGGAAATCTAGACAAGGCGTTAGCTGCTTATAATGCCGGGCCTGGCAACGTCGAAAAACATGGCGGCATCCCTCCATTCGAGGAGACTCAAAATTATGTTGCCTCAATCAAAGCCCACATTCACGAATTAGGAGGAATGTCCGACAACCGTACCGCCACCTTCGCGGTCATTGATTCCATCGATCTCCAACTTCTCCCAGATCTATCAAGGCCCCATTCTCGATCGTCTGAAGCCGGCCCTGATTCTCTCTCCTTTTCCCAGTTAAGACGACGGGTCTAA
- a CDS encoding DUF4438 domain-containing protein, with protein sequence MLRTNEKQLVEFALQGSIIPPLCFGWEITRRGEGKIYPSVGGITYNVKIGDSVFGFESDHIEPGVSCISGGFNDRRTSNPNLSFNAFSCIGNEATLISGAAKGKKGVVTGHHGGVEHVLIDFPSPVLQKLTYDDKILIRGVGQGLKLLDYPEVTITSLDPKLLKKIPIQTIKRRRSLARAQQAAPLLQIPVVATVPAELMGSGLGHNDSFKGDYDIQTSDPSVLKKYGLENLRFGDFVAIIDHESTFGWSYKKGAVSIAVVVHGNSHLAGHGPGVQTVMTSREGLITPLKDRRANIGHYLRIGRPH encoded by the coding sequence ATGTTGCGCACCAACGAAAAACAGCTCGTTGAATTTGCCCTTCAGGGTTCGATTATCCCACCACTCTGTTTTGGTTGGGAGATAACGCGCCGGGGAGAGGGAAAGATCTACCCCTCTGTTGGTGGAATCACCTACAACGTCAAGATTGGTGACTCAGTTTTCGGTTTTGAGTCGGATCACATCGAACCAGGCGTCTCCTGTATTTCCGGTGGTTTTAATGACCGCCGGACATCAAATCCAAACTTAAGTTTTAATGCGTTTAGCTGCATTGGTAACGAAGCAACCCTCATCTCCGGTGCTGCCAAGGGGAAAAAGGGGGTCGTAACCGGTCATCATGGTGGTGTGGAACATGTCCTGATCGATTTCCCCAGCCCGGTTTTGCAAAAACTGACTTACGATGACAAAATTTTGATCCGGGGAGTAGGACAAGGACTCAAGCTACTCGATTATCCAGAGGTAACGATTACCAGTCTTGATCCGAAACTTCTCAAAAAAATACCCATTCAAACTATCAAAAGGAGACGGTCGCTAGCTCGGGCGCAGCAAGCAGCGCCCCTACTACAAATTCCGGTGGTGGCTACTGTCCCGGCAGAGTTGATGGGGTCAGGCTTAGGGCACAACGATTCATTCAAGGGAGATTACGATATCCAGACAAGTGATCCTTCCGTTTTGAAGAAATATGGTCTTGAAAATCTCCGCTTTGGTGATTTTGTGGCGATCATCGATCACGAATCGACCTTTGGCTGGTCCTACAAGAAGGGGGCGGTCTCGATCGCCGTTGTTGTGCACGGAAACTCTCATCTGGCAGGTCATGGCCCCGGCGTTCAAACGGTTATGACATCACGGGAAGGACTGATAACTCCCTTAAAAGACCGACGAGCCAATATCGGTCACTATTTGCGGATAGGGCGACCGCACTAA
- a CDS encoding haloacid dehalogenase type II, with the protein MKLSGFKVLTFDCYGTLIDWETGILNALQSIAKKKGLLEQKEKILETFAKHENRQEIETPGMRYSDLLALVYRRIAGEWNIDVSNKEAENFGGSVPSWPAFSDTVEALQYLKRHYKLVILSNVDQASFSGSNKRLGVKFDAIYTAEEIGSYKPDPKNFEYMLRKLETLGFTRSEILHTAQSLFHDHVPAKEFGLTTAWIDRRHGQKGSGATPPPPQNVKVDFHFKSLAEFVEKHRTEVKSDTVLADAVTA; encoded by the coding sequence ATGAAGCTTTCCGGTTTCAAGGTTCTTACGTTTGACTGTTATGGAACTCTCATCGATTGGGAAACAGGGATCCTGAATGCCTTGCAATCTATTGCAAAGAAAAAAGGTCTCTTGGAACAAAAAGAAAAGATCCTGGAGACATTTGCCAAGCATGAAAATAGACAGGAAATTGAAACCCCTGGCATGCGTTATTCAGATCTGTTGGCTCTGGTGTATAGAAGGATAGCAGGTGAATGGAACATCGATGTCAGTAACAAAGAAGCAGAAAATTTTGGAGGCTCCGTTCCAAGCTGGCCTGCCTTTTCAGATACGGTAGAGGCCCTTCAATATCTCAAGCGACACTACAAACTCGTTATTTTATCGAATGTTGATCAGGCGAGTTTTTCAGGGAGCAACAAACGGTTAGGAGTAAAATTTGATGCTATTTATACCGCAGAAGAGATCGGTTCCTATAAGCCTGATCCTAAAAATTTTGAATACATGTTGCGGAAACTTGAGACTCTTGGTTTCACCCGATCAGAAATATTGCATACCGCTCAAAGTCTTTTTCATGACCATGTTCCAGCCAAGGAGTTTGGTTTGACCACCGCGTGGATTGATCGACGTCATGGCCAAAAGGGATCCGGCGCAACCCCCCCACCCCCCCAAAATGTTAAAGTCGATTTTCATTTCAAGAGCTTGGCAGAATTTGTAGAGAAACATCGGACAGAAGTTAAGTCAGATACCGTGTTAGCGGATGCCGTGACTGCCTAA
- a CDS encoding class II fumarate hydratase, translated as MKFRTESDSMGEIKIPDESLYGASTQRAVENFKVSQRRFDRQFIQALGLIKWAAARTNEDLKKIDSKLAKVIANKALEVAEGKHDRHFILDIYQTGSGTSTNMNANEVIANLANPELGGSIGSKKPAHPNDHVNKGQSSNDVIPTAIHVGAAIGVAKGLIPGLKKLEDSLSKKSKEFRDLIKVGRTHLQDATPITLGQEFSGYASQITHGIVRLEKILPDLLELAIGGTAVGTGINTDPKFAEKVCNYLSEKTGLKFYEAKNHFEAQAAKDACVFASGALKTIAVSLMKIANDLRWLSSGPRCGIGEILLSELQPGSSIMPGKVNPVIPESVMQVAAQVQGNDLAVQLGAQHGNFELNVMMPLIAGNLFESIELLTTASVMLAEKCVDGIMANQERCEELLEKSLMLVTNLNPVIGYDKAAQLAKKAYKANKTIRELLLAEKILSEAEINKHLDPKRMLAPK; from the coding sequence ATGAAATTTCGCACCGAATCTGATTCGATGGGAGAGATCAAAATCCCTGACGAATCTCTCTATGGTGCCTCCACCCAGAGGGCTGTCGAGAATTTTAAAGTCTCACAGAGGAGGTTTGACCGACAATTTATCCAGGCCTTAGGGCTGATCAAGTGGGCGGCCGCTCGTACCAATGAAGATCTCAAAAAAATCGATTCAAAACTTGCTAAAGTAATTGCGAACAAGGCGTTGGAAGTCGCCGAGGGAAAACACGACAGGCATTTTATTCTGGATATCTATCAGACCGGTTCCGGCACCTCTACCAACATGAATGCTAACGAGGTGATCGCCAACCTCGCCAATCCCGAGCTGGGTGGTTCCATCGGTTCTAAAAAGCCGGCGCATCCCAACGACCATGTCAACAAGGGACAATCCTCCAACGACGTGATTCCCACCGCCATTCATGTCGGGGCCGCTATTGGTGTCGCTAAGGGATTGATTCCTGGATTGAAAAAGCTTGAGGATTCCCTTTCCAAAAAGTCAAAAGAATTTAGGGACCTCATCAAGGTGGGCCGAACGCATCTGCAGGATGCAACCCCCATCACATTGGGACAGGAGTTTTCCGGTTATGCCTCCCAGATCACCCATGGAATAGTCCGGCTGGAAAAAATCTTGCCAGACCTCCTCGAGCTTGCCATCGGAGGGACAGCCGTTGGGACCGGGATCAATACAGATCCAAAATTTGCGGAAAAGGTCTGCAACTATCTTTCGGAAAAGACAGGGTTGAAGTTTTACGAGGCCAAAAATCACTTCGAGGCCCAGGCCGCAAAAGATGCCTGTGTCTTTGCCAGTGGGGCCCTCAAGACAATCGCCGTTTCTTTGATGAAGATTGCTAACGACCTCCGTTGGCTCTCTTCGGGTCCTCGTTGCGGCATCGGTGAGATTCTCTTGTCAGAACTGCAACCGGGTTCCTCAATCATGCCGGGAAAGGTGAACCCCGTCATTCCAGAGTCGGTCATGCAGGTTGCGGCCCAGGTTCAGGGGAACGATCTGGCAGTCCAACTGGGCGCCCAACATGGAAACTTTGAACTAAACGTCATGATGCCACTGATTGCCGGAAATCTTTTTGAATCGATTGAACTGCTTACGACTGCCAGTGTCATGCTAGCTGAAAAGTGCGTGGACGGTATCATGGCCAATCAGGAACGCTGCGAGGAGCTCCTGGAGAAAAGCCTGATGTTGGTAACCAATCTGAACCCAGTGATCGGCTATGACAAGGCGGCCCAACTTGCCAAGAAGGCCTACAAAGCCAATAAGACGATTCGGGAACTCCTGCTCGCCGAAAAGATCCTCTCTGAGGCAGAAATCAACAAACACCTTGATCCCAAGAGAATGCTGGCTCCAAAATAA
- a CDS encoding DUF4442 domain-containing protein produces the protein MSFFKATWYLRLFGLIKVPLIFLVRPKVLDLSEKRCEIRIPLNYLTRNHFKSMYFGTLAIGADCAGGLMTMSLIKKSGKNISIIFKDYKAEFLKRAEADTHFICEEGEKIHQLIEETIRTGERVSQPINMTATCPKKFGPEPVARFVLTLSLKITS, from the coding sequence ATGAGCTTTTTTAAAGCGACCTGGTACCTGCGCCTCTTCGGATTGATCAAGGTACCACTCATCTTTTTGGTTCGGCCAAAGGTTCTTGATCTCTCCGAGAAACGTTGCGAGATCCGGATTCCATTGAACTATCTGACACGAAACCATTTCAAATCGATGTATTTTGGAACACTCGCGATCGGCGCCGACTGTGCCGGTGGACTCATGACGATGAGCCTAATTAAAAAGAGCGGAAAGAATATCTCCATCATCTTCAAGGATTACAAGGCAGAATTTCTGAAAAGGGCGGAGGCCGATACCCATTTTATCTGCGAAGAGGGAGAGAAGATCCATCAGCTGATTGAGGAAACAATCCGAACCGGTGAACGAGTCAGTCAACCAATCAACATGACCGCCACCTGTCCTAAAAAATTTGGGCCAGAGCCGGTGGCGCGATTCGTTTTGACGCTTTCTCTAAAAATCACCTCCTAG